A single window of Nicotiana sylvestris chromosome 5, ASM39365v2, whole genome shotgun sequence DNA harbors:
- the LOC104238391 gene encoding uncharacterized protein — protein sequence MAPLSCSFSKVLLVLCLLLVLLDSSFISAQTQDHNNASSTRIRRMLELDIDDDFLQPIKKKSSSSIDDSSQSIKKKSNSISLSNSKNQTKLIKSTTSSSKNQTKLAMISSSSSSFGSIKNHTKLAKTKLSLSDSVSSSIKNQTKLAKTKLSLSDSVSGSTKNKTKLMKPIPEEKLVLKSQLKKLNSTSSSKYSNSTKTTTSATKKLSSDLSKISTSFPKNKTTKATTTKDLSESKSNKNTTKNQSTTNKNPKKETTQKNSQLYWLENDEDDLLLGFRDLPSKFQETLLPDLERISKTSQVYLNKANKEMTKNFKPIVGNKYAPTIASVISFAFILIPLILVSLIFNRIKAYFSLQRLLIFIQVYLSIYFSILCLSSLVTGLEPLKFFYATAQSTYICLQLLQTLAYVLYLLMLLMYLVLVFSTETGPITKMIGLAQTFVGFAVGLHYYMTVFHKAVLRQPPKTSWRIHAIYATCFLLICLLSRADRIKKTYLEEGGEEGKKS from the coding sequence ATGGCTCCACTTAGTTGCAGCTTTTCTAAGGTACTTTTAGTACTTTGTCTTCTTTTAGTCTTATTAGATTCTTCATTCATTTCTGCTCAGACTCAAGATCACAACAATGCTTCATCAACAAGAATAAGAAGAATGTTGGAGTTAGACATTGATGATGATTTTCTTCAACCAATCAAGAAAAAATCCAGTTCAAGTATTGATGATTCTTCTCAATCAATCAAGAAGAAATCCAATTCAATCTCACTTTCCAATTCCAAGAACCAAACCAAGCTCATCAAATCCACCACTAGCTCTTCCAAGAACCAAACAAAGTTAGCCatgatttcttcttcttcctctagtTTTGGTTCAATCAAGAACCATACCAAGCTAGCAAAAACCAAACTTTCTTTATCCGATTCAGTTTCTAGTTCAATCAAGAACCAAACCAAGTTAGCAAAAACCAAACTTTCTTTATCTGATTCAGTGTCTGGTTCAACCAAGAACAAAACCAAACTCATGAAACCAATCCCAGAAGAGAAACTTGTACTCAAATCCCAATTGAAAAAGCTCAATTCCACTTCTTCTTCCAAGTACTCAAATTCAACCAAAACCACTACCTCTGCCACCAAAAAGTTATCCTCAGATCTATCCAAAATCAGCACTTCTTTTCCCAAGAATAAAACAACCAAAGCAACCACCACAAAAGACCTAAGTGAATCCAAATCCAACAAAAACACAACAAAGAACCAATCTACAACAAACAAAAATCCCAAGAAAGAAACTACACAGAAGAATTCACAGCTTTATTGGCTAGAAAATGATGAAGATGACTTGTTGCTTGGTTTTAGAGACTTACCATCCAAATTTCAAGAAACCCTTTTGCCAGATTTAGAAAGAATCTCAAAAACCTCACAAGTTTACCTCAACAAAGCCAACAAAGAAATGACAAAAAATTTCAAACCCATTGTAGGTAACAAATATGCACCCACAATTGCCTCTGTAATTTCATTTGCATTCATTTTGATCCCTTTAATTCTTGTTTCTCTCATTTTCAACCGAATCAAAGCCTATTTTTCACTCCAAAGACTGTTAATTTTCATCCAAGTTTATCTCTCAATCTACTTCTCTATTCTCTGCCTTTCTTCTTTGGTCACTGGTTTGGAGCCACTTAAGTTTTTCTACGCTACTGCGCAGTCCACCTACATTTGCCTACAACTCCTGCAAACTCTTGCTTATGTGTTGTACCTCTTGATGCTATTGATGTACCTTGTTTTAGTATTCTCTACTGAGACTGGGCCGATTACAAAGATGATTGGGCTGGCCCAGACATTTGTGGGCTTTGCTGTTGGGCTGCATTATTACATGACGGTGTTTCACAAGGCTGTATTGCGTCAGCCTCCTAAGACTAGTTGGAGAATTCATGCAATTTATGCCACGTGTTTTCTTCTGATTTGTCTGCTGAGTAGAGCTGACAGAATTAAGAAAACTTACTTGGAAGAAGGTGGTGAGGAGGGTAAAAAGAgctaa